The genomic window TCTTGCCGGTATTGCTCAGTTTTATCAAATTTTTTTCGATTACATGAATGGATGGCATCCTAATCACCCATTTCTAGCCTATCTCGATTTTTGGACGATAAGTGGGTTTCTAAGGAATTTATTTCTAAATGGCTACCATCCCGTTTTTCCATGGATCTGCTTTTTAATGATTGGCTTGTTAATTGGAAGATTAAACTTACGTGACAATAAAACTAGAAATACGATACTTCTTTTCAGTACAATTTTGTTTGTTATTTCGGAACTTTTGTCTCGTCTACTTATTTCTTTCACTACAGACACCTTACTTGATGCGACGAGCGCAACATTTCTATTTGCCACTGGCCCACTTCCTCCAAATCTCTTTTATTTACTTTCTAACACGGCTACAGCACTTGTCATCATCGTTTTAGCCTTATATGTTGCTGAAATCTATGCTGGCAATTGGTTTATTCGTTCTCTTATTTTTACTGGGCAACTAACCTTAACTCACTATGTTAGTCATGTGGTCATCGGCATTGGACTTCTGCTGACCTTTGATAAAGTCGTTCTATTTAATGGGTTTGAAAGCCAGCCTCTTTCCTTTACGGTTCTTTACGCTTGTGGCTTTTTCGCAGCAAGCATTCTTTTTTCTACTTACTGGCGCTTACAATTTAGCCGTGGTCCTATTGAAACAGTCATGCGCAAATGGACATAAAAAAATGATAAAAAGCCACCCTGAATCGTTATGCACAATTAGGGTGGCTTAGCTTTGTAAATAATGAAGCCTTTAAGTCCTGTTTATTCTTTAATTGTCCAGGGTCGCATGAAGGATACGAATACGAACGCTCTTGTCTTCAGTTTGCTCACTAAAGATGTTCCAATTAGGGGAAAGCATTGACGTAAATTCCTGCAGTTGTTCTTGGGTTAAGGTGATCCCATCAAAACGTGATTCTGTCATTTTGTAGTCCGTACCTTCTACTAACCCATACTTTAATCGAAGCAAGCGTTTAATTCCAAAATTAGAAACAAATTTAATTCTATAGCCGGTTCGAATAGCTTGTTGGATCTGAATAGCGTTTTCAGTAGAGGCTTGAACGAGATCATTATAGTCAAACGTTTGGTCAAATGTATTTAATGCTTCCGTGTCTTCGTTTTTTAGAAGCTCTACCAGCTTTTCATTTTCCATTCCATTGGCTCGGAGTGTTTCAATCATAAATGCATTCCATTGTGACAAGGCTGGTAACGTCATTTTTTTTCGTCCCTTCTATTCCGTTTTTAATTCAATATCATTAATATCATACAGCTCGTCCAGCCTTGGTGTATAATCTAAACGATCATTAACACCGTAGCGTCCTTGAAGTTGGAATAAGTAAACAGCTCCACGATCTTCAGCTAGTATCTGTTGTACTTCCTGATACTGTGCAGTTCGCTCAGCCTCATCCATATTATATGAAGCCTCTTCTAGCAATTCATCAATTTCTGGGTTGGTATAAGGAGCAACGCCGCCATCTTTAAAAAATTCCAGTACGCTACCGTCAAACATGTCATTTCCCCACCCTACAAAGATCGCCTCATCTAATTCATCATTAAACAAACGGTTTGCAAATTGACTTTGTTCAATCAATTCTATGTTTGCAGTAATGCCGACATCGGAAAGCATGCCCCCAACCACTTCAGCCATTTCTGTGTAGTAGTTATTTACAGACATATTAATTGTAACTCCGTCGTCGTAGCCTGCCTCTTCTAAGAGTTCTATTGCTCGATCAGGGTCGTATTCATACGTATCGTATAAAGATTCATCCGCACCAACATTTCCTGGTGTAATATGAGTACGAGTTGCTGTTGCACTTCCATTTAAAATTTCATCAATGATTACTTGGTTTTCAATTGCTAAATCAATGGCTTCTCGTACAGCAGGATCAGCAGTAGGCTCTCCTTCTTCATTCGAAAGCCAAAGTTGGATGACCCGATGAATTGGCTCAAGCGCTACATGCGTCCCTTCATTATTATCAATTCGGTCCATATCAGCTGTTGGGATGTTAAAAGCAATATCAACCCCATTTGTTAAAAGCTCTGACACTCGAGTGGAATCCTCTGGTACAACGCTAAAACGAACACGCTCCCAGTTTGGTTCCCCTTCAAAGTAGTCTCCATACTTGCTTAATTCTACTGCCTCATCTTGCTGCCAACTTTCGTATTGGAATGGACCTGTCCCTACTGGCGATTGGAAAAAGCTTTCTGCTCCAACCTCTTCAAAATAGTCTTTTGGCAAGATACTTGCAGCTGGAATAGAGAGGCGATTCAGTAGCTGTGGGTCAGGCTCTGCTGTTGTAATTCTCACTGTATATTCATCTACAACCTCAACCGTTTCAATTTGATTAAACGTTGAATGTTGCTGAAGCGCTGTGTCATTCGCAACGCGTTCAAGGGAAAAAGCAACGTCGTTGGCAGTAAAGCCATCACCATTATGAAACGTTACGTCGTCACGAAGAACAAACTCCCACGTTGTTTCATCAATTGGTGTCCATTCAGTTGCTAAGTCTGCAACGATTTCACCTGACTCATCTCTTTGTACAAGTTTACTGTAAAGATTAATCAATACAGCCGATGTTGTAATAACACTGTTGTTATGCGGATCAAATGTCGTTATATCTGCTGGATTTGCGACCGTTAAAAGTTCGTAGCCATTAGCTTCTTCATTTGTTTCAGGAGTGTTAGCATTATCTGGATCATCAAAACCACATGCAGACAAAGCAAGAATAGAAAATAATGTACTTGAAAGAAACGCTTTTTTCATTTTTTATTAACCTCCGATGGTATTGTTTTGTGTCGATCTCTTGGGTGTGACGCTGGAACAGCTTGTAATAACAACTTCGTATAGGCTTCAGTTGGCTCATGAAATATTTGTTCAGTTTGCCCTATTTCGATGAGCTCTCCATTCTTCATAATGGCAACCCGATCACTAATATGGTTCACAACAGGTAATCCATGGGCAATAAAAAGGTACGACAATCCGTGATTTTTCTGTAGCTCTTTTAACAAGTTTACGATTTGTGCTTGTGTTGATACATCTAATGCAGAAACCGCTTCATCGCATACGATGATATTTGGTTTTAATGCTATGGCTCTAGCTATACTTAGCCTTTGCCGTTGACCGCCACTAAATTCGTGAGGATAGCGATTTAAATGCTGACTACCGAGGCCCACTTCTTCAAGTAAACCGAGTGCACGTTCTGTACGATCATTAGTCGATAGCCCTTGGTGAATCGTTAACGGTTCCGTCACAATTTCCTTTGCTCTCATCCTAGGATTGAGTGAAGCATAAGGATCTTGAAAAACAGCCTGTACGTTGGCTTTCATCTGCTTTTGTTCACGTTTCGATAATGCGCTAATCTCTTTTCCTTTGAAATAAATAGAACCACTAGTTGGCTCAATCAGCTGCAAAATCATTTTTGCAATGGTTGATTTGCCAGAACCTGACTCACCAACAATCCCAAGGGTTTCACCTTTAAACAAGCTAAAGCTGACGTCATGAACCGCTTGAATAGTCCCTTTCTGACGTTTATTGCTAATGGAAAAAGTCTTGCTCAGTTGGTTCACTTTTAATAACGGTTCGGTCATTCAATTCCCTCCTTCTTTACATGAATACAACGTGCAAAATGATTCGTCGCTTTTTCTTCTAGGTCGGGAACTGCTTCTTTACATGCTTCCGTTGCCAGTGGGCACCGTGGGTGAAAGGAACAACCGATTGGCAGGTTTCCAATGTTTGGCGGATTTCCTGAGATGACACGTAACCGCTCGTTTTTTGTATCGAGGGTCGGCATCGCTTCCATTAATCCAATTGTATATGGATGCTTCGGTCGATCAAATAACTCGTGTACCGTTGCTTCTTCTACAATTCGGCCAGCATACATCACAAGAACGCGATCAGCCATTGTTGCTACAACGCTTAAATCATGGGTAATAAAAACAACACCTGTCCCATTTTGTTCATTTAGTCGTTTAATCAATGACAATATTTGTGCTTGTGTTGTCACGTCGAGTGCCGTAGTAGGCTCGTCTGCTATAAGCAATTTAGGATCACATGCTAGTGCGATCGCAATCATGACTCGCTGGCGCATGCCACCTGACAATTGATGTGGAAACCGTTTTGCTGTTTCTTTTGGATTAGGAATGTCTACTTGTGTCAATAAGTCAATAGTCTTCTCTTTAATTTTTACTTTTGATAATGATGGATGATGAATGGTTAAAACTTCTGCAATTTGAGACTGGATCCGTAACATAGGATTTAATGAAGACATTGGCTCTTGAAAAATCATCGACATTTCGCTCCCACGTAATAATCGTCTTTCCCTCGCAGATAATGTATTTAGCTCTTGCCCATCATAAATAATGGAACCACTTACTGTAGCATTTTTTCTCAATAACCCCATAATGGATAAAGAGGTTACACTTTTACCACTTCCTGATTCGCCAACAATGGCGACAACTTCACCAGAATTGACATGAAAAGAAATGTCTTTCACGACTGTTGTATCCCGTTTCCCTGCACGAAAAGAAGTCGATAAATTCGTTATGGAAAGTAAAGCGTTATGCCGCTTCATTGTCGTCCCCTCCCTTTTTCAAGCGTGGATCAAGATAATCACGGAGCCAATCACCGACAAATGTAAAAGCGAGAACCGTTATCGTGATCGCAATACCAGGAAACGTAGCAATCCACCAGCTTGTGGCGATGTAATTTCGTCCATCGTTAAGCATACTTCCCCACGTAATGCCTGGTGGCTGTACACCAAATCCAAGAAAGCTTAATGACGATTCAGTTAAGATAGCCGTACCGACGCCAATTGTTGCGATGACGGTAAAAGAAGAAAGAACGTTCGGCAATATATGTTTGCGAATGATGTACGCGCTGCTTGCGCCAAGAGTTTGAGCTGCTTGCACATATTCCCTTGCTTTTACTCCAAGAACGTCTCCACGAACGACTCTCGTATAGTTCACCCAGCTCGTTAATCCGATAACAATTATGAGAGTAAGTAAATTTGCATCAAGCACAACCATTGCAACAAGAACAAGCAAAAGTGTTGGAATAGCTAACATTGCGTCTACTATCCGCATTGTTACAGCGTCAATCCAGCCGCCGAAATAACCAGAAACTAGTCCAAGTGATAACCCAATGAGACCAGCAATCAAGACAGAGATGACGCCAACTAGAAGAGAGACTCGAGCACCATGAATGAGGCGGCTAAACATGTCTCTACCTAAATGATCTGTACCAAGTAAATGTGCACTGGACCCATTGTCCATCCAAGAAGGTGGAATTAAGCGAGAGGTCGCTGTAATTTGCGTAGGGTCATAAGGCGCAATCCATGGTGCAAACACCGCTAATAAGACAATAAGCCCTATCATTAGTAAACCAAGTAGGCCAAGTGGCGAGATAGAAGTCAAGAAACGACGGCGAATTGTGTCATTTGATTTTGTTAAAGCTGCCATGTTTATCGCTCCTAGTTATATTTAATACGGGGGTCAAGTACCCGGTATAGCAAATCTGTAAGTAAATTAATCACAATCGTAATGAATGCGATGACAAAAACAATCGCTTGAACGACAGCCATATCGCTATTTTCCATTGCCGTAAGCAATAAACGCCCGATACCAGGCCAAGAAAAAACGGTTTCAACAACTATGGCTCCTCCTATTAACTGAGGAAACTGTAAGCCGATAATTGTCACAACAGGTATGAGTGCGTTTAAAAAGACATGTTTCCCAATAACTATTCTTTCTTTTTGTCCTTTCGCACGTGCGGTTTGAACATATTCTTGTTCAATGACTTCAAGCACGCTTGCACGAGTTAACCGAGTCATTTCGGCTGCAAGTGCGATACCTAACGTAAAGGCAGGCAACACAAAATGTAAAGGAGATGCGGCTCCTGATACAGGAAAGATTGGAAACAGAACAGCAAAAAATAATATAAGCATGATGCCAATCCAAAAGTTTGGCATTGCTTTTCCCACTATGGAAACCCCAGAAATCAAAAAATCTAAAACCGTGTTTCGTTTTAAGGCTGCATAAATACCAAGAGGAATTGAAATGATGATAGCAATT from Shouchella hunanensis includes these protein-coding regions:
- a CDS encoding ABC transporter ATP-binding protein, whose translation is MTEPLLKVNQLSKTFSISNKRQKGTIQAVHDVSFSLFKGETLGIVGESGSGKSTIAKMILQLIEPTSGSIYFKGKEISALSKREQKQMKANVQAVFQDPYASLNPRMRAKEIVTEPLTIHQGLSTNDRTERALGLLEEVGLGSQHLNRYPHEFSGGQRQRLSIARAIALKPNIIVCDEAVSALDVSTQAQIVNLLKELQKNHGLSYLFIAHGLPVVNHISDRVAIMKNGELIEIGQTEQIFHEPTEAYTKLLLQAVPASHPRDRHKTIPSEVNKK
- a CDS encoding ABC transporter ATP-binding protein — translated: MKRHNALLSITNLSTSFRAGKRDTTVVKDISFHVNSGEVVAIVGESGSGKSVTSLSIMGLLRKNATVSGSIIYDGQELNTLSARERRLLRGSEMSMIFQEPMSSLNPMLRIQSQIAEVLTIHHPSLSKVKIKEKTIDLLTQVDIPNPKETAKRFPHQLSGGMRQRVMIAIALACDPKLLIADEPTTALDVTTQAQILSLIKRLNEQNGTGVVFITHDLSVVATMADRVLVMYAGRIVEEATVHELFDRPKHPYTIGLMEAMPTLDTKNERLRVISGNPPNIGNLPIGCSFHPRCPLATEACKEAVPDLEEKATNHFARCIHVKKEGIE
- a CDS encoding DUF418 domain-containing protein — encoded protein: MSNSHHTRLDGLDLARSLAMFGMLIMNFIVVTGAQGNGHFLLVSMTNLVEGRAAATFVTLAGIGISLMTKKARVTSDLRLRKNSKISLVKRSLFLYIVGMLLYTLGWDGDILHYYGVYMAFTVLILFSSPKIIITISIVLAGIAQFYQIFFDYMNGWHPNHPFLAYLDFWTISGFLRNLFLNGYHPVFPWICFLMIGLLIGRLNLRDNKTRNTILLFSTILFVISELLSRLLISFTTDTLLDATSATFLFATGPLPPNLFYLLSNTATALVIIVLALYVAEIYAGNWFIRSLIFTGQLTLTHYVSHVVIGIGLLLTFDKVVLFNGFESQPLSFTVLYACGFFAASILFSTYWRLQFSRGPIETVMRKWT
- a CDS encoding ABC transporter substrate-binding protein, producing the protein MKKAFLSSTLFSILALSACGFDDPDNANTPETNEEANGYELLTVANPADITTFDPHNNSVITTSAVLINLYSKLVQRDESGEIVADLATEWTPIDETTWEFVLRDDVTFHNGDGFTANDVAFSLERVANDTALQQHSTFNQIETVEVVDEYTVRITTAEPDPQLLNRLSIPAASILPKDYFEEVGAESFFQSPVGTGPFQYESWQQDEAVELSKYGDYFEGEPNWERVRFSVVPEDSTRVSELLTNGVDIAFNIPTADMDRIDNNEGTHVALEPIHRVIQLWLSNEEGEPTADPAVREAIDLAIENQVIIDEILNGSATATRTHITPGNVGADESLYDTYEYDPDRAIELLEEAGYDDGVTINMSVNNYYTEMAEVVGGMLSDVGITANIELIEQSQFANRLFNDELDEAIFVGWGNDMFDGSVLEFFKDGGVAPYTNPEIDELLEEASYNMDEAERTAQYQEVQQILAEDRGAVYLFQLQGRYGVNDRLDYTPRLDELYDINDIELKTE
- a CDS encoding ABC transporter permease → MSLLKKILLQVIPSLLILTFIIFCLVYVAGDPVSMMLPENATPADREALRESLGLNEPFLVQYMGFLGDLVRGDFGMSLQYQQPASDLVFSRLTATLTLSLIAMVIAIIISIPLGIYAALKRNTVLDFLISGVSIVGKAMPNFWIGIMLILFFAVLFPIFPVSGAASPLHFVLPAFTLGIALAAEMTRLTRASVLEVIEQEYVQTARAKGQKERIVIGKHVFLNALIPVVTIIGLQFPQLIGGAIVVETVFSWPGIGRLLLTAMENSDMAVVQAIVFVIAFITIVINLLTDLLYRVLDPRIKYN
- a CDS encoding ABC transporter permease; this encodes MAALTKSNDTIRRRFLTSISPLGLLGLLMIGLIVLLAVFAPWIAPYDPTQITATSRLIPPSWMDNGSSAHLLGTDHLGRDMFSRLIHGARVSLLVGVISVLIAGLIGLSLGLVSGYFGGWIDAVTMRIVDAMLAIPTLLLVLVAMVVLDANLLTLIIVIGLTSWVNYTRVVRGDVLGVKAREYVQAAQTLGASSAYIIRKHILPNVLSSFTVIATIGVGTAILTESSLSFLGFGVQPPGITWGSMLNDGRNYIATSWWIATFPGIAITITVLAFTFVGDWLRDYLDPRLKKGGDDNEAA